A window of Roseiflexus castenholzii DSM 13941 genomic DNA:
CATTCTGCTCACCCGGCGGCGCAGGCGTCCCGCCCCCTCATCCGGCAGCGCAGGCGTTCCTGGGAGCGCAAGCGTCCCGCCCGCCCGGCGGCGCAGGCATTCCTGGGAGCGCAGGCGTCCCGCCCGCCCGGCGGCGCAGGCGTTGCTGGGGGCGCGCAGGCATTCTGCTCACCCGGCGGCGCAGGCGTTCCTGGGAGCGCGGGCGTCCCGCCCGGATTCTCCAGCAAATCGTGGCGAAACCGAAAGGGAGACATGCTGCTTGCCACACGGACTGCGAAGCGTATAATCGTATCATTGAGGTTATCATCCCTTAACATAGCGATGACACGTCGTTTTGCATGACGCGCCGGGCTATGCTACAATCGGCATCGCTGTCACCTCGCCTGCTATAATCAAAACCATACCGAAAGGAGCCAAACCAGGAGCCTGCTAGGTCGGGGAACTCTTTCCTTCCGGCAATCCGACTGACGCTCGCAGAGCCGCTGGCGTCCGACAGGCGAAACAAAGCCGTTCTTACCAATTGCAGCAACGTTGCTATTCGCACGCGAACAAGGAGAGAGATCGATGCAAGAACTCAGCGCTTTCGAACAGGCAGCCGTATGGGCCGTGCTCGGCGTTGCGATTTTCGGCATCGCATATGCCTTCGTCCTTCGGGCGCAGATTCTGGCGCAGGACAAAGGCACCGCCCGCATGCAAGAGGTCTGGGGATTCATCAAAGACGGCGCGAATGCCTACCTCAGTCGTCAGTTCCGCACCATCGCCATTCTGATCGTCGTTCTGACATTTCTCCTCGCCGCCAGTGTGTTCATCATTCCGCCGACGCGCGAAGCGGTCGAACACTTCGGCAGTGAGGAAGCAGCGACTCTGTGGGTAGCACTCGGGCGTGCCGTCGCCTTCTTGATGGGGTCGTTGTTCTCGTATGCGGTCGGCTTCGTCGGCATGAATGTGGCAGTCGAAGGGAATGTGCGTGTGGCTGCCGCATCGCGCAAAGGGTACAACCCGGCGTTGCAAGTCGCCTACAAGTCGGGGTCGGTGACTGGCATGCTGACAGTGGGGCTTGGACTGCTGGGTGGGACGTTGATCTTTATGGTGTTTGGCATCGCTGCCCCGGACGCGCTCCTCGGCTTTGGCTTTGGCGGCTCGCTGATCGCGCTCTTCATGCGCGTCGGCGGCGGTATCTACACCAAGGCAGCCGACGTTGGCGCCGACCTGGTGGGAAAGGTGGAAGCCGGCATCCCTGAAGACGACCCGCGCAATGCGGCGGTGATCGCCGACCTGGTGGGCGACAATGTCGGCGACTGCGCCGGTATGGCGGCAGACGTGTTCGAAAGCTTCGAGGTAACGCTGGTATCGGCGCTCATCCTGGGACTGGTGCTGGGCGATGCCGTCGTCGGCACGCTGGGCGATGGTCAGTACGACCTGCGCTTCATTGTCTTCCCGCTCGTGTTGCGCGCAATCGGCGTGATTGCATCGGTCATCGGCAACTCTATCGTCAGCACCGACGAGAAGCGCCGCAATGCGATGGCAGCCATGAACCGCGGCTTTTATGTCGCTGCGCTCGTCTGCTTCATTGGATTTGCGGGGTTCACGGCAGTCTATATGGTCGATCCGACAACCGGCGCAATCGACTGGCGCCCCTTCCTGGCGACGATCGCCGGTCTGGTGCTGGCAGTGGCGCTCGATAAACTGACGGAGTATTTCACATCGACACACTTCAACCCGGTGAAGGAAACCAGTAAAGCATCGAAGACTGGCGCAGCCACCAATATTCTTTCCGGTCTGGCGCTTGGCATGGAGTCGAGCGTGTGGGCGATCCTGGTGATCTGTGCGTCGATCCTGACGTCGATTGCCATCTACAGCGGGTACTCGACCGATCCCACGGTAACGCTCACCGCTGTGCTGTACGGCGTGTCGCTCACCGGCATCGGGATGCTGACGCTCACCGGCAACACGATCTCGATGGACTCGTTCGGCCCGATTTCAGACAATGCCAACGGCATCGGTGAGATGGCAGGGCTGGATAAGAATGCACGCAATGTCATGGACGATCTGGACGCGGTCGGCAACACGACAAAGGCGGTCACCAAAGGGATCGCCATCGGTTCCGCCGTGATTGCAGCCGTTGCGCTCTACGGCTCGTACCTGGCGGATGTGTCGAAGGTGCAGGAGCAGATCGGCGTGCCGCTGGCAGAGCAGCTGCGCACCATCGGCATCAATGTCGCTATGCCGACCGTGTTTATTGGGTTGTTGATCGGTGGCGCTGTGCCGTTCTTGTTCTCGTCGCTGACGATCCGCGCAGTGCAGCGCGCGGCGTCGCAGATCGTGAACGAAGTGCGCCGTCAGTTCAAGATTCCAGGAGTCATGGAAGGCACGGTGACGCCTGATTATGCACAGGCCGTCAGCATCTCCACCGTAGCAGCGCAGAAGGAACTGATCAGCTTGGGCTTGATCGCGGTGATGGTGCCGATCCTGGTCGGCTTCCTACTCGGTGTCGAGGCGCTCGGCGGATTCCTGGCGGGCATCATCCTCTCCGGTCAGTTGATGGCGGTCTTTCAGGCGAACGCTGGCGGCGCCTGGGATAATGCGAAGAAGTACATCGAAGAAGGGAACTTCGGCGGCAAGCACTCAGAACCGCACAAAGCAGCCGTGGTGGGCGACACGGTCGGCGATCCCCTGAAGGACACGGCGGGACCGGCGTTGAACCCCATGATCAAGGTGATCAACCTGGTGGCGCTGATCATCGCCCCGATTGTGGTGACGATCCCAAGCGGCAGCCCCGGCGTCATTTTTGCTATGGTCCTCTGCGCTGCGGCGCTGGTCTGGGCAATCTGGCAGAGCAAGCGCGAAGCGCCGTCGATGACGACCGAGACTCCCGCACCCGCAACGACGGCGAAAGGGGTGTGATGTTGGGGCAGGTCTTGGACCTGCCCGCAAGGTTGGGCGGGTCCACGACGTTGGGGGCAGGTAGGGGCAGGTCGTAGGGGGCAGGTCTCAGCCTGCCCCTACCTGCCCCAACATTTATTACATCCGATTGCGCCGCTGCGACTGAAAACAATCGTCGCACAGCACCGGCTTGCGCCCACTCGGAACGAACGGCACTTTCGCCTCACGCCCACAGTTGGCGCAGATCGCGGTGTACATTTCGCGCACTCCCGATGAACGCGCACTGCCGCCACGATCGTAGCCACTGTCTCGCTCGCTATACCCACCGCTCCGTTCGCTATATCCGCCGCTGCTACGATTGCCGTAGCCGCCTCCACCGGACGCTTTGCGCGCCTGCCGACAACTTGGGCAACGCGATGGCTCGTTGGTGAACCCCTTCTGCGCGTAAAACTCCTGCTCACCCGCAGTGAAGACGAACTGTGCGCCGCAATCGCGGCATGTCAGAGTTTTGTCGGCGTAGCTCATCGCTCGCTTCGCTCCTTTGGGCTTGCTTTCAAGCCCACACCTTGGGTTTTGATCGACTGGGGTCTGGCAAACGATGGGCTATGGGATCTGACCGGAGAGGCAGGAATCCAGGGCGCCACGTGGAACCAAACCATATATAGTGTATCATGTGCGCAAAGGGATTGCAAGGATGACGTGACGGCGGGGAGGGCTTCTCAGTTCCTTAATGGAAGATGCATCCAGCGTAATGCGATGCCGAGGTCGGTGGTGATGGCGTTGCGCGCGGTTGGGATGTAGCGACCCGGAAGATGTCGCCGGATGAGATTGATCACCACATTCCGGCACACGGCGAGGATGACCCCAATGGCCCGTCCGTGCAAGCGATCTTCCTGCATGCTGCCATCCCGTGGTCGGTGGACTTGATTTTCGATCGTCCAGTGGTTGCGGATGCTCGCCAGGAACTGTGCGGGCGTGCGTTGGCGACTACTGACGACCGTCACTTCCTCTACCGTCCACAGGTCCGCATGCCGCCGCCGACACCAGCGTCGGAGCCCGCCAATCTGTGTGACCTGCCGCCACCCATATGCGGTCATGAGAGACGGCCCCACGTCTCCCGCATCCACGACCCAGAGCTCGCGGATCTCCAATCGCCCCCGCGATTGCTCGATCGTCTGCGCATCCGGCGCCCGGCGGGGTTGGAGTTCACGACGGAACCCGATCGGCTGGCGCTTCCGCCGGGGTGGCGCAATCTGATCCAGCGCTACCGGCAACGGGGCTGGCGGCGTGTCCGGGGGGGAAAAGCACCTGCGGGGCGACCCGGTCATCGAGGAGCGCCTGCACTCAGCCTGATCGCCTTTGACACCGCCCAGGTAATTGCCGTGTTCCTGCACAATGGTTTGGGTGACGGCGGCATTCAGGAAGCCCGCATCCATACTGACCATGCGCCCGTCCAAGGGCGCTTCCGTGAGCAGCGCCAACAGGGCCGCCGCCGCATCCCCGCCGACGGCCTCGCGTTGGGCGAGCGCCATCCCCGTGGTATGGGTGACGAGTTCGACGCCATGCAGGGCGGGCGCCCCGGCGCGTTTGCTCCCCCCTAAGACCTTGCCATCGGCCCTGATCCCGCCCACGGGCATGCCAAGCAGTCGCTCCATCCAGGGACGCAGCCGCCGATCCAGGTCGTCCGCATCCACGCATGCCAGCAGGTCCCGTACCGTATTGTAGGCGGGGAAATGCGGACTGTGGGCCCCAAGTGGACGCCAGCGCACAGCGCCCCTACCGGGCGGACCCCTGAACCACATAGGGTGCGTCCTTGACAGGAGCGCGACTCTCGTATACCATGCATGTGTCTTATATCCTATGCCATAGGACAGACTGACGGAGTAGTCAGATGGCAATGCATGATCGTATCTCCGCCAAAGATATCCAGCGCGCACTGATATGGCGTATCAGCAATGGCGTATACCATCCCGGCGAAGCGTTGCCGCCGGTGCGCAAACTGGCTGAAGAATTCGGCGCAAACCGCAACACAGTGAACAAAGCCTGCCAGGAATTGCGCAAACTTGGCCTTCTGGAAATGCGCGCCGACCGGCGCTCTCCCATCGTTACGCGCATGGCAACGACGGCGGCGCCGCTTGAGCACGTGCGGCAGCAGGCGCGCGACGTAGTGTGGCAGGCGATGTCGGCAGGTATGACGCGCCAACAACTGCTCGCCGACATAACCGCGCTGATCGAAGAAGTGTACGGCGAAAGCGATCTGACGATCCGCTTCCTCGAGTGCAATTCCTACGACAGCACGACCCTGAGCCATGATCTGTCCCGCTTGACCGGTGTGCCGATCAGCGCAGGCTTGCTCGACGAACTGCGCCAGAATGTTGACGCATTCGCCCAGGCATACGACCTGATCGTGACGACTTTCCATCATCTCGCCGAGGTGTCACAGGCGCTGGCACAGTACCGGGACCGTGTGATCGGCGTCGATACGCGCCCCTCGCCCGAGTCGTTGCTCCGCATTGCGCGGCTGACGAAGCCACGGATCGGACTGGTGTGCACCCTGCCGGATACTGCTCGTTCGCTGGAATACACCATTCTGAGTTATCAACCGACAGCGCATGTCGTCACCGCGCTGATCGGCGCTCACGATGATGTTCGTCGTCTGGCGCGCGGTTGCGATCACCTGGTGGTGACGCACAACTGCGTCCCTGCGCTCACGGAATTGACCGGTCGCCGACCCGACGTGGTGATCGAGTTCCGCATCGATGACCAGTCTATCGAGTATTTGAAAGAGCGCATTCGTGATGCTCGCCAAAGGGCAGCAATGGCGCCACGCGCCCAGGAGAGTGTTTCGTGACCATCCCCGCCACGCTCGATCACTCCACTGCTGGACTTGTCTGCCTGCTGCGTCTTATTCCACACATCGGGCTGATGCGTCTCGGGCTGGCGCATGAGTCGTGGGCGTTGGATTCATCGGCGCTCTTTGCGGCAGTGATTGATGGACAATTGTTCGATGCACAGACACCGGGCGCCCAGGTGCGGCATGTGTCAGAGTCTGAAACGCCGCCTGGCATGCGCCACGTGTGTGTTGAACTGGCATATGCCGATTCCGGGATCGTCGTTGCGTATCATATCGTAACCTATGCCGATAGTGCGGCGTTGGAGACATGGATCGTCGTGCAGAATGAGGGAGACGTACCGCGTCGCGTGACCCGTCTGGACTCGCTGGCGCTCGATCTTCCTCCCGATGGATACCATCTCTGCGCCTTTACCGGCGCATGGGGCGCAGAGTTCGAGCCGCAGCGCATGATCCTCAATAGCGCCATCACCCTGGAAAGCCGGTCTGGACGCTCATCGCACGGCCATCATCCCTGGTTTACGCTTGTGCGCAATGGTCGCTCGCTGATGTCCGGCATGATTGCGTGGTCGGGCAACTGGGTGATCCGTTTCACGCCAAAGCTGGATGGCGCTCTCGCGCTGTCGGGCGGGTTGCACAACTGGGAATTCGCCGTCGATCTTGCGCCGGGCGCATCGGTCGCGGCGCCGCCGGTGACACTGGCGTTCGCAACAGGCGCCGATCTCGATGAGACGGCGGTTCAGTTTGCGCGTTTGGGACGGCAGTTCTGGTATCCGCGCAATGCGCTGGCGGATGCGCTGCCGGTCGAGTGGAACCACTGGTGGGCATACGAAGACCGCGCACTCGATGAGGCGACCTTCCGCGCCAATGTCGATGTCGCGGCGCGCCTGGGCATCGAGGTATGCACCCTCGACGCCGGATGGTTCGGTGCGCCGGACGCCGATACGCACTGGTACGAACAACGCGGCGACTGGGATAGGGTCAATACTGCGCGCTTCCCGTCCGGCATTCGCGCACTTGCCGATGATGTCCACGCGCATGGCATGCGTTTCGGCATCTGGTGCGAAATTGAGGGGCTTGGCATCCACGCGCAACTGGCAGAGCGGCATCCTGAATTCATCGCCATGCGCGACGGTGAACGCCTTGGGTACGTCTGCCTTGGCAATCCGGCGGCGCAGCAGTGGGCATTCGAGACGCTCGACCGTCTTGTGCGCGAAAACGGGTGCGACTGGATCAAACTGGATTTTAATCTCAACCCTGGCGCCGGCTGCAACCGCACCGATCATGGGCATGGCGCGGAAGACGGATTGTATGCCCACTATCGCGGATACTATGCGCTCCTCGACCGGTTGCGCGCCACGCACCCCGAGGTCGTACTGGAAAATTGCTCGTCGGGCGGGCTGCGCATCGATCCGGGCATCGCGCGCCGCACGCACATGGCATTCCTGAGCGACCCGGACTGGCCCGAACACAGTTTGCAGGTGTTTTGGGGCGCAACCTGTATGCTCGCACCGGATGCCTGCCTGCACTGGGGCTACAGTGAGTGGGCATTTGCGGAACATCCGAGCCAGACATTCAATCCGTGCGATCCGGCGCTTCAGCCGCACCAGGTCGATTGCTACACCCGCATTTCGATGCTGCGGCGCTTTGGCTTCTCGCAGCGTCTGCCTGATCTGCCGGAATGGGTCGCGCAGCGGTACGCTGAACATATTCAGTTCTACAAAACGGTCATGCGGCGCTTTGTGCGCGAGGCGGATATGTACCGCCTGACCGGGCAACCACTTGGCGAGGGGCGTGGCGACCGCTGGGCCGGATTTCAGTACCGGATGCCGGACGGCAACGAGCATCTGATCGCGATCTTTCGCCTGCCCGGCGGAGAACCATCGCGCGCGCTGCGCTTGAAACACCTGCAACCGGATCGCGTCTATACCCTTTCGTGGATCGATACCGGGCATCGGGCGCAGATGAACGGCGCTACTTTGATGGATGCCGGGCTGCATGTCGAGAACCTGCCGGAAGAAGGATCGGCCATCGTGCTGATCCACGGATGAACCGAGAACAGAGTGGTTATACCAATGACCTGTGACCATCCGGCATGGTCACCCCGAGCCGCGCGCGGGGTCGTGCGCGACCCGCGCAGATTCCTCGCTCCGCTCGGAATGACAAGTCGCTGCGCTCGGAATGACCAGCATGCGGCATCGTCAATCGTCATTGGTATTACTCGTCTCAGTGAGGAGCAGCGCAATGGATACGCCTCATCCTCAACCACGCATCGTCGTGCATCCCGGCACACGGCGAACCAACCGCCGGCAGCGCATCGAAGCGATCAACGCCTATATTTTTATGGCGCCGGCCATCCTGGGTTTGCTCTTCTTCACGCTGGGTCCCATGGTCGCCTCATTGTTGCTCAGTTTCACTGAGTACAATATTTTGACCGATCCACGCTGGAATGGTCTGGCGAACTACGAACGACTCTTCAACGACAAACTGTTCTGGCAGTCGCTCAGGGTCAGCGCCATCTATTCGATCATCAGCGTGCCGTTGGGTCTGGTTGTCGCCCTGGGGCTGGCGCTGCTCCTGAACCACAAAATGCGCGGAATACTGTTTTTTCGCTCGGTGTACTACCTGCCGACGGTTATTTCCGGCGTTGGTGTCGCAATGCTCTGGCGCTGGCTGTTCAATGGCGACTACGGCATTATCAATATTGTGCTGCGCAATGTTGGCATCCGCGGTCCCAACTGGCTGTTCGACGAAACGTGGGCGCTGGTGGCGTTGATTATCGCCAGTCTGTGGGGAGTTGGCGGAACAATGCTGATCTTCCTGGCAGGGTTGCAGGGCATTCCGCAGGAATTGTACGAAGCCGCCGAGATCGACGGCGCCGGACGGTGGCGACAGTTTACCAGCATCACGCTGCCGATGATCTCGCATGTCACCTTCTTCAACCTGGTGCTGGGAGTTATTGGCGCATTGCAGGTTTTCACCGACGCGTATGTGATTACCGGCGGCGGACCGAACAACGCCACGCTTTTCCTTTCGGTCTATCTCTATCGACACGCCTTCCAATACCTGAACTTTGGCTATGCCGCCGCCGTGGCGTGGGTGCTGTTCCTGATCGTTCTGGCGCTGACCTTGCTGGTCTTCAAATCGTCGCCGCTCTGGGTTTACTACGAGAGTGAGCGACCGGGGAGGAACTGATGAGTGTGCGGAGCGCTGCTCTGCTCTTCTGGCGGACCCGTCGCGGTCAGGCGCGTCTGACATCGCTGACGACGCTTCTCATCCTGCTGGCAGGGTCCACATTGGTGCTGATTCCCTTCTTCTGGATGATCTCGACATCACTGAAGCAGGCGAGTCAGGTGTACCTCTCGCCGCCGATCTGGCTCCCTGACCCGCCGCAGTGGGAGAACTACGTGCAGGCGGTGACGCGCGTGCCGTTTCATCTGTACGCATGGAACACAGCCATCATTGTTGGATTGGTGACGATTGGCACGCTTCTTTCGTGTTCGCTCAGCGCCTACGGATTTGCGCGCCTGTCGGCGCCGGGCAAGAACGTCATCTTCATGCTGTTGCTCTCGACGCTGATGTTGCCCAGCGCCGTAACACTCGTGCCAACTTACCTGCTGTTTAATGCGCTGGGATGGGTGGGATCGTTTCTGCCGCTTATCGTGCCCGCCTACTTCGGCAGCGCGTTTTTTATCTTCCTGCTGCGGCAGTTCTACCTGACGATCCCGCGTGAACTCGAAGAGGCTGCGACGATTGACGGCGCCAATGTCTACCAGATTTGGTGGAGCATCATGATGCCGCTCAGTTATCCCGTGCTGGCGACGGTGGTGGTCTTTACGTTTGTGGGCACGTACAACGACTTTTTCACGCCGTTGATCTACCTGACCGATGAGAGCAAACGCACCATTGCAGTCGCGCTCTCCTATTTCCAGGGTTCGCCGCGTATCGGGCCGCAGATGCACCTGCTGATGGCAGCGGTGACGATTTCGATCGTGCCGCCGCTCATTCTGTTCATTCTGGCGCAACGATATTTCGTGCGCGGAATCGTGATGACCGGGATTAAGGGGTAGGAGCGCCATGCGTCGCGTCCCGCGCTCGCAGCATATTGGATGTTCGTGGCAGAAAACAAGCGATAGAGGAGGATTCCATCATGGGAACACGCACCCGTCTGAGTCGACGACAGTTTCTGCGCAGTGCAGCCGTGGGAGGAGCAGCGCTTGCCTCCGGCATTCTGGCGGCTTGCGGCTCGTCGCCAACAGCGCCCACAACCGGTAACCCGACAGCAGCAGCGCCGACGCAGGTCTCCAGCGAACCAACGAAGATTCGTGCGCTTATGTGGAGTAATGGACCGGTCATCGACGAGAACTTCCGAGTCCGCGCGCAGATGTTCAACGAAGCGTTCAAGGGGCAGTACGATCTCGATCTGCAACTTCTGCCCTACGACCAGTACTGGCCCCGCATCGACCTGGCATATGGCTCGAAGAACCCATACGACCTCTACTTCTTCGACGTGCAGGCATACGGACACTACCGGGCAGGGTTG
This region includes:
- a CDS encoding sodium-translocating pyrophosphatase; the encoded protein is MQELSAFEQAAVWAVLGVAIFGIAYAFVLRAQILAQDKGTARMQEVWGFIKDGANAYLSRQFRTIAILIVVLTFLLAASVFIIPPTREAVEHFGSEEAATLWVALGRAVAFLMGSLFSYAVGFVGMNVAVEGNVRVAAASRKGYNPALQVAYKSGSVTGMLTVGLGLLGGTLIFMVFGIAAPDALLGFGFGGSLIALFMRVGGGIYTKAADVGADLVGKVEAGIPEDDPRNAAVIADLVGDNVGDCAGMAADVFESFEVTLVSALILGLVLGDAVVGTLGDGQYDLRFIVFPLVLRAIGVIASVIGNSIVSTDEKRRNAMAAMNRGFYVAALVCFIGFAGFTAVYMVDPTTGAIDWRPFLATIAGLVLAVALDKLTEYFTSTHFNPVKETSKASKTGAATNILSGLALGMESSVWAILVICASILTSIAIYSGYSTDPTVTLTAVLYGVSLTGIGMLTLTGNTISMDSFGPISDNANGIGEMAGLDKNARNVMDDLDAVGNTTKAVTKGIAIGSAVIAAVALYGSYLADVSKVQEQIGVPLAEQLRTIGINVAMPTVFIGLLIGGAVPFLFSSLTIRAVQRAASQIVNEVRRQFKIPGVMEGTVTPDYAQAVSISTVAAQKELISLGLIAVMVPILVGFLLGVEALGGFLAGIILSGQLMAVFQANAGGAWDNAKKYIEEGNFGGKHSEPHKAAVVGDTVGDPLKDTAGPALNPMIKVINLVALIIAPIVVTIPSGSPGVIFAMVLCAAALVWAIWQSKREAPSMTTETPAPATTAKGV
- a CDS encoding zinc-ribbon domain containing protein; translated protein: MSYADKTLTCRDCGAQFVFTAGEQEFYAQKGFTNEPSRCPSCRQARKASGGGGYGNRSSGGYSERSGGYSERDSGYDRGGSARSSGVREMYTAICANCGREAKVPFVPSGRKPVLCDDCFQSQRRNRM
- a CDS encoding transposase, which translates into the protein MWFRGPPGRGAVRWRPLGAHSPHFPAYNTVRDLLACVDADDLDRRLRPWMERLLGMPVGGIRADGKVLGGSKRAGAPALHGVELVTHTTGMALAQREAVGGDAAAALLALLTEAPLDGRMVSMDAGFLNAAVTQTIVQEHGNYLGGVKGDQAECRRSSMTGSPRRCFSPPDTPPAPLPVALDQIAPPRRKRQPIGFRRELQPRRAPDAQTIEQSRGRLEIRELWVVDAGDVGPSLMTAYGWRQVTQIGGLRRWCRRRHADLWTVEEVTVVSSRQRTPAQFLASIRNHWTIENQVHRPRDGSMQEDRLHGRAIGVILAVCRNVVINLIRRHLPGRYIPTARNAITTDLGIALRWMHLPLRN
- a CDS encoding GntR family transcriptional regulator, with the translated sequence MAMHDRISAKDIQRALIWRISNGVYHPGEALPPVRKLAEEFGANRNTVNKACQELRKLGLLEMRADRRSPIVTRMATTAAPLEHVRQQARDVVWQAMSAGMTRQQLLADITALIEEVYGESDLTIRFLECNSYDSTTLSHDLSRLTGVPISAGLLDELRQNVDAFAQAYDLIVTTFHHLAEVSQALAQYRDRVIGVDTRPSPESLLRIARLTKPRIGLVCTLPDTARSLEYTILSYQPTAHVVTALIGAHDDVRRLARGCDHLVVTHNCVPALTELTGRRPDVVIEFRIDDQSIEYLKERIRDARQRAAMAPRAQESVS
- a CDS encoding alpha-galactosidase, with protein sequence MTIPATLDHSTAGLVCLLRLIPHIGLMRLGLAHESWALDSSALFAAVIDGQLFDAQTPGAQVRHVSESETPPGMRHVCVELAYADSGIVVAYHIVTYADSAALETWIVVQNEGDVPRRVTRLDSLALDLPPDGYHLCAFTGAWGAEFEPQRMILNSAITLESRSGRSSHGHHPWFTLVRNGRSLMSGMIAWSGNWVIRFTPKLDGALALSGGLHNWEFAVDLAPGASVAAPPVTLAFATGADLDETAVQFARLGRQFWYPRNALADALPVEWNHWWAYEDRALDEATFRANVDVAARLGIEVCTLDAGWFGAPDADTHWYEQRGDWDRVNTARFPSGIRALADDVHAHGMRFGIWCEIEGLGIHAQLAERHPEFIAMRDGERLGYVCLGNPAAQQWAFETLDRLVRENGCDWIKLDFNLNPGAGCNRTDHGHGAEDGLYAHYRGYYALLDRLRATHPEVVLENCSSGGLRIDPGIARRTHMAFLSDPDWPEHSLQVFWGATCMLAPDACLHWGYSEWAFAEHPSQTFNPCDPALQPHQVDCYTRISMLRRFGFSQRLPDLPEWVAQRYAEHIQFYKTVMRRFVREADMYRLTGQPLGEGRGDRWAGFQYRMPDGNEHLIAIFRLPGGEPSRALRLKHLQPDRVYTLSWIDTGHRAQMNGATLMDAGLHVENLPEEGSAIVLIHG
- a CDS encoding carbohydrate ABC transporter permease, with the translated sequence MDTPHPQPRIVVHPGTRRTNRRQRIEAINAYIFMAPAILGLLFFTLGPMVASLLLSFTEYNILTDPRWNGLANYERLFNDKLFWQSLRVSAIYSIISVPLGLVVALGLALLLNHKMRGILFFRSVYYLPTVISGVGVAMLWRWLFNGDYGIINIVLRNVGIRGPNWLFDETWALVALIIASLWGVGGTMLIFLAGLQGIPQELYEAAEIDGAGRWRQFTSITLPMISHVTFFNLVLGVIGALQVFTDAYVITGGGPNNATLFLSVYLYRHAFQYLNFGYAAAVAWVLFLIVLALTLLVFKSSPLWVYYESERPGRN
- a CDS encoding carbohydrate ABC transporter permease yields the protein MSVRSAALLFWRTRRGQARLTSLTTLLILLAGSTLVLIPFFWMISTSLKQASQVYLSPPIWLPDPPQWENYVQAVTRVPFHLYAWNTAIIVGLVTIGTLLSCSLSAYGFARLSAPGKNVIFMLLLSTLMLPSAVTLVPTYLLFNALGWVGSFLPLIVPAYFGSAFFIFLLRQFYLTIPRELEEAATIDGANVYQIWWSIMMPLSYPVLATVVVFTFVGTYNDFFTPLIYLTDESKRTIAVALSYFQGSPRIGPQMHLLMAAVTISIVPPLILFILAQRYFVRGIVMTGIKG